atagtgtcgtcaggggcatatgtggtcttaaggggtcctaaggggtcatgttgtgtgtgtaataagatgtgaaaatgggtcatagatgttttattttgtctaatttgtttaaatttattatctaagttttataatatttttctaagctttaatttattatttaatttttctaacattttaatttattatatttagttttctaacatttttccaatttttaattttgctaatttttttctaagttttaatttactaccttagttttctaattttttcataacgtttttttttaaagttgaaaataataatacatatacaattatttaattaaaaaaataaatcaatgctaaattaaaacattaaattatattttttaacatttttctaagttttaattttgctaatgtttttcttaaaaaatttagatgtttttctaagttttaaaattttagtatagatattttttctaagtttttgttaacatttttctaaaatgttgataaaaataataaatatataattatttaattataaaaaaaaaattaacaaataaattatttactaatttttaaataaatttaataaaaaataaataaaacaaaaaaaggttattttgtgtaCCTGAAATAGTGTAGGTTGAAAGCTGAAAGATGAGAAGTGTTGGTTGCTGCCGATAGGGCACAATGAAGTAATGTTGACGTCAGGTTCACTCTAACTCCCTCTCCACAATAAACTCCAAAGTTGAAAATGACaatttaactgtcattttcgacttttatagagattttttttttaatatttttttaaatggttCAATCGAAGGGGGGTTCGAACGAAccttataaaaataaatattttattgggttTGATCAAACCCCCAAATCCATCTCGGGTTCAATCGAAGCAGAATCCAATGGTAGGTTCGATCGAACCCACGGGGGTAGTTTGCTTGAAACCCCCAGTTCATTCGAaccacccccccaaaaaaaattcccACTTCGCAAATTTTTTTCATGGGGAAAAGTAGGAACTATTATTGTGAGTTCACTCTATGACATGAGTCTAATACATGCATGTTGGGCATCAAACCTCACCAAAGTTAGATATTGGCTTGTTAGGCTATTGAGTTCTAAGGAACTTGGCAATAGGGTTCCTGGTATCTGGACATCAATGTTAAAACTTCCTTAGAGTCCAATTCAAGTATTTATGTATCGAACTTGGCTAAAGTGGGATAAACTATTAGGGGTTAGGGATTTACAGTGACCCCTAGTAAGAGGATAAAGTCTTTGGCAATTGGATTTTTTTTATTACCATATCCTTTTGGAATTTGGATAGTGATTTGGTAGAAATAGTTGGGTGTTGTACCAATGGTTTTGAAGATCATCTTTCCTCAATGTCTCATTTTTTGCACCAACAATGTGTGTCCCATGGTGTATTATAGTTTTCTACTTGTGTCACCATGTCATCAACATTGGTGTGTGTATTAGGTGTGTCATCACATGTTGTAATGACACCTTGAGCACATAGTTGTGTTGTGTATCTTGCTTAATGGTACCTTTGTAGCACAAAAGAATGTTGGTTTGCTTCTTGTTCATTAATGTCCTAGTGTAAAAGTTAGGACTTAAGATAACTAGTAGTTAGCATTATTGTATTTGAAACTCATAGAACCCTAAGATATTTAAAGGAACTAAAACCTTTGTGAACAAACTCAAGAACTTGAAAAAGATTCTATTTCTAGGAGAACTATTGATATAGTATCAAATTTGTATTTGTTGGCATTAAAAACAACTATGGAGGTATTAAGTAAAGTGTTAAGAAATTAGTGTTGTAAAAAtaggtgaagaaagcttgcaatatgaACTTAAACTCAAAGTTATTGAAAATCTAAAACTAATGATTAACCATTAACATAGTGATTGTCGAATCAAAATGAGAACAAGAAAACCATTacacatgaaacaccaaatttacatggagaaacccttttgagaAAAAACTCCACCACAGAAAGTGAAGCAAGTATATTACTAATCCaatgaaaaataaaacaacaatacaCTTCTTTGTAGACCTCTGTAAAACCCAACAACACTTTGATACCCTACAAACTGAACAAGACTGAATTAGTTCAATGCACCAATTTATAGGAgtttgtgaggatgaatacccgTATGGTATCACCAAACAATCTGCAGCAAAACCACTTGGAAAAACTCACTCCCACCTCCCAAAATAGCCTCTTATAGATTCTTTTATAGGTATCAACATAACAATAATGATCATCATAACCATCATATATACTCTTATAAATCTTGACAAGTGTCCAAGCTCCTCAAAATAGAATATTCCAAGAGGGCTTAAATGGGCTAACCTATACTCATTCAGATGCATCCACATGTCAGTAAAAATGGGCTAACCTTAAATTAAAAAAGTGCTTGAGCCCATGAACCATGAACATCCTTGGAAGATGGTGTCTTATTCTTCTTTAGTTTCTAGAATAACAACAAAATAGCCTTATTTGCATAGCAAAATTTTATATGTAGAAATTTTAGACCCTCAAGCCATAGATATCCATATTCTAGCACTGTGAGGCTTGAACATTTAAATCCCTATAAACCTTCAAAGTATAGCATAGCCTAATAAATGGTAATGGAGTTCAACACATTTTCTAGAGGAACTTTGACTCTCGGAGTAGATTCCAATCCAATTAAGAAAACATTGAAGGCAATAAAAAAAGATTGATGAAAGCTCAAACTATTAAAGGAGTTGATTTTTTGAGGTAACTTACTTTTGAGAAAGTGAAAACTAAACTTCTCAACCACGGACAAGGAAGAGATGAAGATGCAAGAACATATAGAAATTGAGAAGGAAATCAACATACCTCCTTACTATTGAAACTCAAAAGACATAAAAAGATAGAAAAATACACTATAGATAGCCACAAATCAATATACTTCTAATATTTAGACTGAAACATTTTTTAACCCCCAAACCTACGTTAACCAACCTCCTTATCATTTCGAATAGCTACTATGAATAAACATAACTTTTAAGAAACTGCTTCATAAATAAAATCTATAAAAATCTATAACATAGGTCGAAGAATTGAAAACACATTCTATAAAAATTTCTATTCGAAATAGATTTCTAACATTCTCTGTGACATAACAATATACAGGACCGTAGCGAATAAATTTTTGTATAAGACAATGGCAGAGAAACGGAAGCGTTGTTCAGAAGCTCACAACATTGCCCACAAACTTGAGAGTCGTGAGATTGGTAACAAATCAATCATCCAAGGTCATTCTCAGATTATGTTCCGCAATTTTGAGTTGCAGGAAGAGTTTGATACAAATCAACCATCCAAGATTGTACAAATACTTTCAGCTCGCAGTATGATATTTGCTTTGGGAAAATCAGGTCTTTGTGCTGCATTTGATAGACACACAAATGAAAagctttgcttcttgaatttaaTAAATCCACATGAACAAATTCTAAGGCTGTTCCATAACAAGGAAAACAATTCTCTCATCACAATTTCAGCTCATGCTTCCCGTAAATTTCCAATTATCAAGTGCAGAACAACTCCACTTGAGTGCATTCGAAGAGCTCAACCAGATGCTGGCTTTGCTTTGTTCGAGGGTGAAAAACTGATTTGCCCTGATTCCGTAAAGTTTGATAGAATCAATGGGAAAGTTCTTACTTTTTCAGCTAAACGTCATATTCACAAGGTGTTTGATATGAAAAGCTATAAACTCTTGTACTCCATATCTGACAAAGAAGTTGTAGATATAATGATCAGTTCTGGTCTAATGCTCTTAGCATCAAGAGTAACTCCTTGTGGAAGCAGTCTTCCTCTGAAGATCTTATCTATAGACGATGGCAAAGTTTTGAAATCTTTTCATCTTGCATTACTACCCAATAAAAGGGTACATTTTGTTGATCTGATTCATGACAAGATATTCGTACACCAAGAGAATGAATGGCTGCAAATGGTTGATGTTCAGAGTGAAAAGATGATTGAGTTGAGAAAACAAGAGTTTGAGAAGCCTTCAGCATTAATTTTCTTCCATGGGAAACGATTAATCTTGACATTTCACAGTGGGATTGTTTGTGTATGGAATTTGCAAGGAGAGGTGGTTGCATCTTACAGAAACCACTTGGTACAGATTTTTCCTGGTTGCATCGTTCACTTGACTCATGATGATGAGCTGTTCCTTTTTTATGATAAAATAGAGTGTTCAATAAACATTATCAACTCCTTGACTGGTAATTGTTGCGCTAAGATTGGTGGCAACGACTCAGATGTGGGTAAAATTTGCAGGAATCGATCTAATCTATCACTAATGCAGAACACCGTTCAAGACATATTTGAAAACATTACTGCATTGTGCTATGACGAAGAAAGAAATGAAATTTATACAGGCAATAAAAATGGTTTTATACACGCTTGGTCAAACTGATTGTTAGTGGGCATTTGGAATGTAATGAATATTTTGAATTATAAGATGTTAACGATGGTTGGACTTTCTTCTCCCTGGAAATAAAATTTGGAAAATGTCCATTACATTCATATGGGCTTGTCCAGATGACTTTCATGACAGTCTTTGTATTAAAGAGTTAACCAAAAAATACCTGAATATCTGTATTAATTAATCTCAGACATAAGAAACGTTAATTAAGCTATTCGCATCAGCCATCATTCAATGATAGCCCAAGTAAAATAACTTATTTTGttataatttttcaaaaaatgacatcttgattgtttaatttataaattgaaATCTAAAATTTTAACGATAGATGTGGAAAGTTTGAACAGACCACGgaatttcatggagtgcaggtcaACTAGCCTGGACTAAGTATTTGGAATTTTGTACAAAATATTTGAAGGAAAGAAACGTTTCGCCTGATTATCACCACAGTGCAACCAATGTATTTTCATCTTTTAACAAAAATATCCCTTCCATTATGCTTTTGTAGATGTCCATACCTGTTCCAAAGCTTCCATCTTGACACAGGCAGAGGGGATGTTCGCAAAGATTGCTGagtctggctttacacctgccaattgtgTTTGATTGAAAGTTTCtcaagccttttcaacaaatccattttgtagaTATCCTGCAATCTTGTAGTCCGTGCGACCTAATCTATTGagacattctgtcaaacaattcaccTGCCTTGTATGTGCTTGTAAATTGTGCATATACGTCTACTAGTGCATCTGTAACTATAACATCTGACAACTTCTGCATCGTTTAAGCTTTGAAGGAAGTCCATTCCCTGTTCCAAATTGGCACGAGCAGGGAGAATGCCAATAAAGGTTATGGAATATGGCTTTATACCTGCAAATTGGATTTCCCTTTTGAACAAATCCATTTTTTTTTGCTTATCCTGCAATTATTGTAGTCCAGGAGGACACATCTCTTTGAGCCATTCTGTTAAACAGTTcaaatctctttgaggcattctgtcaaacagttcacatcTCTGAGATGGTCTTAGTTTATTGGGTTGACTATTGTGTTTTGGGAAGGTTTTGTATGAGTCTATATACCTTGTTGACCATCCATTATATGTTTGGAGATATATCCCTATTCTTAGTTGGTGTTTAGTGTGTTAAGTCTTCCGCATGTGCTTTGTGGCAAGTTGACAACTTCTTGTATTTTTATAAGATGCATATGTTGATCTTAAATGTTTCAAACAAATATTATTACATGGAGATCTTTATATCTATTTAGCTCATATCCTTGGGGTTCTTTGGCAAGGCATTACAATTGtaatcaaaataaaacaacaaatgTGCGAGccaaataaaagttgaaaaaaatcAGCATTCATTCTATCCGATCACTTTGTCCACTACTTACCCTCTTTTTACAAAAAATTACTAAAAGATGAAGAAAAGTACTTGAATTCTCACCATCCACGGTGTCCTCCCCTACGAATTCCACCTGCCCACTCCTCCTCTTACCCTATGGAGGTTTGACATTGTTGCCAGCTGGAATGAAAAGGTGTGGACAAAATAATTGTGACCTCCTTTTAGTTCCCGTCTTTCAAGGAACTATTGTCGAGGGTTATTTGTAACTTTCGAATAGTTTTTCCTGTTgcaaccaatcacattccatagaaaAAAATTcatgaagtgcaatttcctattttgcaatgtttaaattgtttaaattaAACAATTTTTAACCAAAATGCCTTAATGAAAGAATTTTATGTCTTctcattggatgaaattatttgagCAATATGGTTGCCTTCACATGAAACAAGAATTGTATTAAATGCTTGAAGTTGTTTATTGGCCAATTTTTCGATCTGTGCAGGATTGCAGAAGAGGCCTATCCCATCAGTTGCAAAACAAATCTTGGTGATGTTGCGACACTGACAACTATAGCTATTGTTGCGATGATAATCCTCCAATGCCTTGTTGAAATCCAATCGAGTAAAGAACAAACTTGTATTTCTTTACCCCTTACATAAATGATGGTCTTCGTCAAGATGAATTCATAAGGAAACTCGGGTACAATCAATTTATATAATAGATTAAAATAGCCTTCAATTGAGAGTAGGTAAACTTGCGAAGTTTAGATGATATTCGGGTTCAATCCATATGATTCTTGATATAAGGATAACTATGATAAATTAGTGGATATGAGTCATCTTAATTCATATATGGtgggaaattaatttaaaaatgaaaaataaggaAACCTAGAACTCTACCTAGAGATTGTACCAAATAGATTTTAATACTTGGTCATAGATTATGGTCTACGTAGTCTAATATTTCTAGGCATGCTTGATATATATcaagattaattaaattcaaatcatGAGTTGAGAAATTGATTCATTAACCATGTTATCATTATGATGGCTACAAAAGGACTATTGCTGACTAGAATTGTAGGTCCCAAAATCCCTCTGGTTAGATCTTATCCCAATCATCACGCCCCCCTTATCCCCGCTAGAGAACGATACAAGCTCAATTCTCCTTACAACTCTACCATTATCAAAACAAAACAATTCCAAACGCACCCTTGCATTCTTAGGCAGGTATTGCGCTGCCTTGCAACACTTGTTTAAATTTGACCTTGCAAATAAAAATTCCTTATTGGTCCCTTCAACTACAAAACACAATCTATTTTTACGTTGCCTTTTTCTACTTCTTGGTGGTCTATTTTGCTATCAACACTAACCACATTTCTATTCATCATCTTAATGGCCACAAATCGATGTGGTCTAATTCGCCATTGTTGCCTTTCACTCACATTTCCCGAGAAATCGTTCACATTATGGTATTTTCTCATCACATCGATGACATTCAATACCATGTcgttttgtatggagaatagttGCATCCCAAGGGTCATAGTTGACTGGTAATAAATGGCATGAGTGCCATACTAAATGCATTGTTTCCTATCCTAGTTTCCTATTGTTGTCGTGCCTCTCACCTCCAATCTATCTCTCTTGTCATAAATTATCTTCAGTTTATGAAGGGCAATGTACATGTTGCACACAAGTTTAATGACATTCAAATATAATAGAAATCGTTCATTATGAAATAGGATTTTTCTCATTTGTCGTCTATTGCTAAAAGTGGAACTAGCCGTGTTAGGGTTAGAAGTCGAGTTAGGGTTAGCCGTGTTAGGGTTAGAAGTTGTGTTAGGTTTTCGGTTGGTCCcgtctggctccaaaacgacaatacggattgactaacatgtgtgttaggaGATCGACAGGAGCTATTCTACCTCCAAAATGGACGTGTCTGGTCTGGCTCCAAAACGATAGAAttgattgactaacacgcgtgttagtcgtgcgttttacatcgtcgattttgcaataagtggttgcgattgactaacacatcgttATCACGTTGTATGAAAGGTCTATTTGGAACTAGAATAGCTGTCGTGACCCTCCAAAACGGACCTATCATAGAGTGTGTTAgtgatgtgttagtcaatcacTGTCGTTgattgcaaaatcgacagtgtaaaccGTGTGACTAAgacgtgtgttagtcaatccgtactattgTTTTGGAGTGGGCATGCACGAAATTGCGAAAGCGCATAACGCGCCTTGTTAGTCGACATCAGAATGAAACTTTCTATTAGTTGTGTGTGTCATATAAATCCAAGGTCTTCGTAAGATAGCATGGATATGTGTAAGTACTTATATTCTAGAATAACATGGAACTTGTGGTAGATGaatttagttattagaaagcactaaaaaattaacgcataggttgataaaaattcaaataatttatagacGTAATTGTTAGTCTGACAGATTCGTATGTCCGTTTTGGAGTTACAGGTATCTCGAATtcaaatatggaggccaacttttctttagagaCAAGCAAAACACAGGTCGCATTTTGGGGACGAATAAGCAATGATAGGTTGATGAACTTGTTCATCTATGAAGACAAGGCATTCCTTTCCGTGATGAAGTTAATCCTTGGACCTGAGTATCTAGATGGTGGACAGAAGTACATAAT
The nucleotide sequence above comes from Cryptomeria japonica chromosome 11, Sugi_1.0, whole genome shotgun sequence. Encoded proteins:
- the LOC131068273 gene encoding uncharacterized protein LOC131068273, with translation MAEKRKRCSEAHNIAHKLESREIGNKSIIQGHSQIMFRNFELQEEFDTNQPSKIVQILSARSMIFALGKSGLCAAFDRHTNEKLCFLNLINPHEQILRLFHNKENNSLITISAHASRKFPIIKCRTTPLECIRRAQPDAGFALFEGEKLICPDSVKFDRINGKVLTFSAKRHIHKVFDMKSYKLLYSISDKEVVDIMISSGLMLLASRVTPCGSSLPLKILSIDDGKVLKSFHLALLPNKRVHFVDLIHDKIFVHQENEWLQMVDVQSEKMIELRKQEFEKPSALIFFHGKRLILTFHSGIVCVWNLQGEVVASYRNHLVQIFPGCIVHLTHDDELFLFYDKIECSINIINSLTGNCCAKIGGNDSDVGKICRNRSNLSLMQNTVQDIFENITALCYDEERNEIYTGNKNGFIHAWSN